In Granulicella mallensis MP5ACTX8, the sequence CTGTAATCCCAAGGAGCAAGCGATGAGCGTCACAGCAGCATTCCCCGAAACCAGACAGGCCACTAACTCCCGCGACACCGTTGCCTCCCTGGGCAACATCACCAAGCGCTACAGCAATGGCGTGGTCGCACTCGATGGACTATCCCTCTCCCTGCGGCGCGGCGAGATCGTCGCCCTGCTGGGACCGAACGGCGCAGGCAAGTCCACCGCCGTAAAGCTGATGATGGGCCTCAGCACGCCGACAGCGGGAGACGTCCGCATCTTCGGCGCGGACCCACGTAACGCCGCCGCGCGCATCCGCACCGGAGTGATGCTGCAGGTGGGCCGCGCCCCCGAGATGCTGCGCGTTCGCGAGCACCTCGCGATCTTTCGCGGCTACTACCCCAACCCAATGCCCTACGCCGAGATCGTCAAAGCCGCCGGTCTGGAAGGAATCGAGGCTCGCATGTTCGGCCAGCTCTCCGGCGGCCAGAAGCAGCGCGTGCTCTTCGGCATGGCACTCGCGGGCGACCCCGACCTCATCTTCCTCGACGAGCCGACCGTCGGGCTCGACATCGAAGCCCGGCGCGGCATGTGGGCGCAGATTCGCGACCTCGCGGCTCGCGGCAAGACCGTGCTGCTCACGACGCACTACCTCGAAGAGGCCGACGCACTCGCTCATCGCATCGTGGTCATCAACAAGGGACGCGTGGTGTGCGAGGGCACGCCTGCCGAGGTGAAGTCGATGGGCGCAGGGTTGGCCAGTCCGAACGGCACGAGTCCTGGCGTAAATGGCGTAAAGATCATCCGCTGCGTGACTACGCTCACCAGCGAACATCTGCTCGCGATGCCCGGCGTCTCGGCTGTCGAACCGCACGGCAATCTCACAATCGTCACCAGCACGCAGCCCGAATCCACACTGCGCGAGATGCTCGCTCTCGACCAGCAGCTTCACGCCCTCGAAGTACAAAGCCCCGCGCTGGAAGACGCCTTCCTGGCCCTCACCGCAGACCCCTCCTAGCTCATCGCCTCAAAGCTCGACGCTCAAAACCAACCCCGACAGCCAACGCCCCCTACGGAGAACCCCATGTCGACCACCACTCTTTCCGCTCCCACCATCCCCGCCAACGATCTCACGCGCAGTCTTCCTATCTTTGCCCGCGAGGCGCGCTTCGAGTTCGTCCGCCTGCTGCGCACACGCACTTTTTCCCTCTCCGTCATCGGCTTCCCGGTGATGTTCTACGTGCTCTTCGGTCTGCTGATGAACCGGGGAGAGAGCCTGGGCGGAATCACCGTTGCCAAGTACATGCTGGGCGGTTA encodes:
- a CDS encoding ABC transporter ATP-binding protein, which produces MSVTAAFPETRQATNSRDTVASLGNITKRYSNGVVALDGLSLSLRRGEIVALLGPNGAGKSTAVKLMMGLSTPTAGDVRIFGADPRNAAARIRTGVMLQVGRAPEMLRVREHLAIFRGYYPNPMPYAEIVKAAGLEGIEARMFGQLSGGQKQRVLFGMALAGDPDLIFLDEPTVGLDIEARRGMWAQIRDLAARGKTVLLTTHYLEEADALAHRIVVINKGRVVCEGTPAEVKSMGAGLASPNGTSPGVNGVKIIRCVTTLTSEHLLAMPGVSAVEPHGNLTIVTSTQPESTLREMLALDQQLHALEVQSPALEDAFLALTADPS